One Microcaecilia unicolor chromosome 8, aMicUni1.1, whole genome shotgun sequence DNA window includes the following coding sequences:
- the CCNJL gene encoding cyclin-J-like protein, which produces MGRMELGEQWWKGQLAADIHQALRIKELKLPAYRAHSPQLGLRRYFADLLAVLCNRYQLCPTARHLAVYLLDLFMDHYDVAVKQLYVIALSCLLLASKFEEREDKVPKLDHLNNLGFMCSLNLVIDKKELLKMELLVLECFNWNLCLPTPAHYIDYYLLASVGSNDLHNGWPITCLAKIKVFMEKYTHYFLEVSLQDHAFLGFRPSMVAAACISASRICLHISPSWTTQLQLLTAYSVEHLAVCIDLLLMAHDNDAKEASKAKSQSTTLPEQQQAVLPSPHQSPAQLLFQQSSYEPLMSTQPSQFQSPVQDLCSAYRDTLQAHGRSNSIQTGSSSSSVQPSSSLHAGLQPAVKTLPIQRPVTMQVAITETRHCISTTYGSSYLSGHHSYTEGCFDR; this is translated from the exons GAACTGAAGCTGCCTGCGTACCGAGCTCATTCGCCACAGCTTGGGTTGCGTCGCTATTTTGCTGATTTGTTGGCTGTTCTCTGTAATCGCTACCAGCTCTGCCCCACAGCTCGGCATCTTGCTGTCTACCTGTTGGACCTTTTCATGGACCATTATGACGTGGCGGTCAAGCAGCTGTACGTCATTGCGCTGTCCTGTCTCCTCCTGGCAA GCAAATTTGAAGAGAGAGAAGATAAAGTACCAAAGCTTGATCATTTGAACAACTTGGGCTTCATGTGCAGCTTGAACCTGGTCATAGATAAAAAAGAGTTGCTGAAGATGGAGCTTCTGGTCTTGGAATGTTTCAACTGGAACTTGTGTTTGCCCACTCCGGCGCACTACATCGATTACTACCTCCTGGCCTCTGTTGGAAGTAATGACCTGCACAACGGATGGCCAATCACCTGCCTGGCCAAAATCAAAGTCTTCATGGAGAAGTACACCCACTACTTCCTGGAGGTTTCTTTGCAAG ACCACGCCTTTCTTGGTTTCCGTCCTTCCATGGTTGCTGCAGCTTGTATTAGTGCCTCTCGCATCTGTCTGCATATTTCTCCGTCCTGGACCACACAACTGCAACTTTTAACGGCCTACTCTGTGGAGCATCTCGCTGTGTGCATTGACCTGCTGCTTAT GGCTCATGATAATGATGCCAAAGAAGCTAGTAAAGCGAAGAGTCAATCAACAACATTGCCAGAACAGCAGCAAGCGGTGCTTCCAAGTCCCCACCAGTCTCCAGCCCAACTCCTCTTCCAGCAGTCCAGTTACGAACCCCTAATGAGCACACAGCCATCCCAGTTCCAGTCTCCTGTTCAGGATTTGTGCTCGGCTTACCGTGACACTTTGCAGGCCCATGGTAGGTCTAACAGCATCCAGACGGGCAGTTCCAGCAGCTCCGTTCAGCCTTCTTCGAGCCTGCATGCTGGCCTCCAACCTGCTGTGAAGACGCTGCCCATCCAGAGACCTGTCACCATGCAAGTTGCTATAACAGAGACCCGGCATTGCATATCCACAACCTATGGCAGCAGTTATTTAAGTGGACACCATTCTTACACAGAAGGGTGTTTTGACAGATGA